In one Desulfallas thermosapovorans DSM 6562 genomic region, the following are encoded:
- a CDS encoding DUF4363 family protein yields MRIYVAVVVVLVLVLAVSFAALDKLNSSAKDLVEDFSGLEEAIATGNWAAAGRDVEKLAKKWSGHKDWWAIVIDHQEIDNIEMSLIRIGQYIRMQDRALAAGELAVLKKMLEHIPEKEKVNLKNIL; encoded by the coding sequence ATGAGAATCTATGTGGCTGTGGTGGTTGTACTGGTGTTGGTCCTGGCGGTTAGTTTTGCCGCATTGGATAAATTGAACAGCAGCGCAAAGGATCTGGTTGAGGATTTTAGTGGGCTGGAGGAGGCCATTGCCACCGGCAACTGGGCTGCCGCCGGGCGCGATGTTGAAAAACTGGCGAAAAAATGGAGCGGGCATAAGGATTGGTGGGCCATAGTTATCGATCACCAGGAAATTGATAATATTGAAATGTCCCTGATCCGTATCGGACAATATATTCGTATGCAGGATCGTGCTCTGGCCGCGGGGGAATTGGCAGTATTAAAGAAAATGCTCGAGCATATTCCCGAAAAGGAAAAGGTTAACTTGAAAAATATATTATGA